Proteins encoded together in one Anopheles darlingi chromosome 3, idAnoDarlMG_H_01, whole genome shotgun sequence window:
- the LOC125955064 gene encoding uncharacterized protein LOC125955064 → MDEMDKPKSASTMQKEELVCIFEEYQQNNKLEKLDDSKERSRFWTAATSRLNRIEGGTSKSLSKWVKYWADVIINLRRKCRLVVEGRSRKVPPTPLEVRILRASSNYDVLEQWMKAVDQHNNAVDISLSGGEEYYPEDTGVQKEEIVVEDFTDDPLDEEEQYVTGYTTTKSDIDSNTSQIITTELHIRKPSIEELKNLTTTVGVGTTITAETPEYVELTTVNAETCEFLRPKQSLQHQPERLKENLKRNSEKLETVMKKRKIEDSKYAIAQALTNMSSAVLALSHGLNDLANALMNDVL, encoded by the exons ATGGATGAGATGGAT AAACCCAAGAGTGCGTCGACTATGCAGAAGGAGGAGCTCGTCTGCATATTTGAAGAGTATCAGCAAAATAACAAGCTAGAGAAGCTGGACGACAGCAAAGAGCGTTCCCGGTTTTGGACGGCGGCCACCTCACGCCTGAACAGGATTGAGGGCGGCACTTCGAAATCCCTCTCCAAATGGGTCAAGTACTGGGCGGACGTTATCATTAACCTGCGCCGTAAGTGTCGTCTCGTGGTGGAAGGACGGTCTCGCAAGGTCCCGCCAACGCCACTGGAAGTGCGCATCCTgcgagccagcagcaactacGATGTGCTCGAACAGTGGATGAAGGCGGTAGATCAACACAACAACGCGGTCGACATATCGCTCAGTGGAGGCGAAGAGTACTACCCAGAGGATACCGGGGTGCAGAAGGAGGAAATTGTGGTCGAAGACTTTACCGACGATCCGCTCGATGAAGAGGAACAGTATGTGACGGGCTACACCACGACCAAGTCCGACATCGATTCGAACACATCGCAAATCATCACGACCGAGCTGCACATCCGCAAGCCTTCGATCGAGGAACTAAAAAACttaaccaccaccgttggcgtCGGCACGACCATCACAGCGGAAACGCCGGAATACGTGGAACTGACGACGGTTAACGCGGAAACCTGCGAGTTTCTGCGCCCCAAGCAGTCcctccagcaccagccggAGCGATTAAAGGAAAACCTGAAACGCAATAGTGAGAAGCTCGAGACAGTGATgaagaaacggaaaatcgAAGACTCCAAGTATGCCATCGCCCAAGCGCTCACCAACATGTCATCGGCCGTACTAGCCCTGTCGCATGGACTTAACGATCTCGCGAATGCCCTCATGAACGACGTGCTGTAG
- the LOC125955077 gene encoding probable U2 small nuclear ribonucleoprotein A' isoform X1, which produces MVKLTPELINQSMQYMNPCRDRELDLRGYKIPQIENMGATLDQFDTIDFSDNDIRKLDGFPRLPRLKCLLLNNNRIVRISENLHESLPNLQSVILTGNNIQELGDLEPLTKLPQLETLSLLTNPVSTKQHYREYVAFRFPSLRLLDFRKIKQKEREAANQLFKSKKGKEMHKEIVRKAKQALPGVTPNAGITPEMQTMQNATPADIQKIREAIKRATNLHEVERLTRMLQSGQISGEFLNGNHHSTLQSSSVSDGIEQMEGLN; this is translated from the exons atggtgaaacttACGCCGGAGTTGATCAATCAATCCATGCAGTACATGAACCCGTGTCGCGACCGGGAACTGGATCTGCGAG GATACAAGATTCCGCAGATCGAGAATATGGGAGCCACCCTGGACCAGTTCGACACGATAGACTTCTCCGACAACGACATCCGCAAGCTGGACGGGTTCCCTCGCCTACCTCGACTAAAGTGTCTCTTGCTCAACAACAATCGCATTGT ACGAATAAGCGAGAACTTGCACGAATCGTTACCGAATCTGCAGAGCGTCATACTTACCGGGAACAATATCCAGGAGCTGGGCGATCTGGAACCGCTGACCAAGTTACCGCAGCTCGAAACGCTCAGCTTGCTGACGAACCCGGTCTCCACCAAGCAACACTATCGTGAGTACGTTGCGTTTCGGTTTCCTAGCCTAAGGCTTCTAGATTTCCGAAAGATTAAGCAGAAGGAGCGGGAAGCAGCCAATCAACTGTTTAAATCGAAGAAGGGCAAGGAAATGCACAAAGAGATCGTACGGAAAGCGAAGCAGGCATTGCCGGGCGTAACACCGAACGCCGGGATAACACCGGAGatgcaaacgatgcaaaacGCTACTCCGGCGGACATTCAAAAGATACGGGAAGCGATCAAACGGGCCACCAACCTGCACGAAGTCGAGCGGCTGACGCGGATGCTCCAGTCCGGTCAAATCAGCGGCGAGTTTCTGAACGGTAACCACCACAGCACTCTGCAGTCGTCGTCCGTTTCGGATGGTATTGAGCAAATGGAgggtttgaattga
- the LOC125955012 gene encoding pancreatic triacylglycerol lipase-like, which yields MLGFVASSLLAISIICSVDPGAAGPLDALSWARMDNINLPWLPYENMTRCYGELGCLNITKEWYHLIFRPFNVFPLPRSVINTRFILYTERNPTDGQLLQAEVKETLVKSHFNADWPTKFIIHGFIDTPLSNWVSEMRDELITRGSLNVIVVDWAGGSLPLYTQATANTRLVGLEIAYLIRKLEEYLGAKPEDVHLIGHSLGAHTAAYAGERIPGLGRITGLDPAEPYFQGMGPIVRLDPSDATLVDVIHTDGRSVFRLEIPGYGMSHACGHLDFYPNNGKEQPGCALSQEGAATIPLTLIKDGIEEASRVLLACNHIRAIKLFIDSINGKCPYVAHRCPSYQHFLSGNCFKCTSGNCALMGYHASLPITTAKQNVSENDVVIGSSVPVAPQPGKYFLATGRDFPFCQRHYRFTVELAKPKVAEPWVQGHLTAGIFSERGALRNIDLTPKGTARLEHGTTYQVVVTNPHDLGDRIRKVELSWTHDMNVLEPTTLCLFWCNSHLYVKSIQVETMQMPSREKRNIEYSNKLCAPKRDYADIASRGSYSFYDNCKR from the exons ATGTTGGGCTTCGTCGCTTCATCATTGCTTGCTATAAGCATCATCTGCTCGGTGGATCCCGGTGCGGCTGGTCCCCTGGATGCGCTCAGCTGGGCCCGGATGGACAACATCAACCTGCCCTGGTTGCCAT ATGAGAACATGACCCGGTGCTACGGTGAGCTCGGTTGCCTGAACATCACCAAGGAGTGGTACCATCTGATCTTCCGGCCGTTCAATGTGTTTCCGTTGCCCCGGAGCGTCATCAATACCCGTTTCATCCTGTACACCGAGCGTAACCCGACCGAtgggcagctgctgcaggcgGAGGTGAAGGAGACGCTCGTCAAGTCACACTTTAACGCGGACTGGCCCACGAAGTTCATCATCCACGGGTTCATCGATACGCCGCTGTCGAACTGGGTGTCGGAGATGCGGGATGAGCTGATAACGCGCGGATCGCTCAATGTGATCGTGGTGGATTGGGCCGGTGGATCGCTCCCATTGTACACGCAAGCCACCGCCAATACCCGGCTAGTGGGGCTCGAGATAGCGTACCTGATCAGGAAGCTGGAGGAGTACCTCGGTGCGAAACCGGAGGATGTTCATTTGATCGGCCATTCGCTTGGGGCGCATACGGCGGCGTACGCTGGGGAACGGATTCCGGGACTGGGGCGGATTACCGGGCTTGATCCGGCTGAACCGTACTTCCAGGGGATGGGTCCGATCGTACGGTTGGATCCGTCCGATGCAACGCTGGTCGATGTGATCCATACGGATGGGCGCAGCGTGTTCCGGTTGGAGATTCCGGGTTACGGTATGTCGCACGCCTGCGGTCATCTGGATTTCTATCCGAACAATGGCAAGGAGCAGCCGGGGTGTGCGTTGTCCCAGGAAGGAGCGGCCACGATACCGCTTACGCTTATCAAGGATGGTATTGAGGAGGCGTCGCGTGTGCTGCTCGCTTGTAACCACATCCGGGCGATCAAGCTGTTTATTGACAGCATCAACGGCAAGTGTCCTTACGTAG ctcATCGATGCCCATCGTATCAGCATTTCCTCAGCGGCAACTGCTTCAAGTGTACGTCCGGTAACTGCGCCCTCATGGGCTACCATGCATCGCTACCGATCACGACGGCCAAGCAGAACGTGTCCGAGAACGATGTCGTGATCGGTTCGAGCGTACCGGTGGCACCACAGCCCGGCAAGTACTTCCTTGCTACCGGTCGCGATTTTCCCTTCTGCC AGCGTCACTATCGGTTTACGGTGGAGCTGGCAAAGCCGAAAGTGGCGGAACCGTGGGTACAGGGCCACCTGACGGCTGGCATTTTCTCCGAGCGCGGCGCCCTGCGGAACATCGATCTGACGCCCAAAGGAACGGCACGGTTGGAGCACGGTACCACGTACCAGGTGGTCGTGACCAATCCGCACGATCTGGGCGACCGTATCCGGAAGGTGGAGCTATCCTGGACGCACGATATGAACGTGCTGGAACCGACGACGCTCTGTCTGTTCTGGTGCAACAGCCATCTGTACGTAAAGTCGATACAGGTCGAAACGATGCAGATGCCATCACGAGA GAAACGGAACATTGAGTATTCCAACAAGCTGTGCGCGCCGAAGCGCGATTACGCCGACATTGCCAGCCGCGGGTCGTACTCGTTCTATGATAACTGCAAGCGATAG
- the LOC125955077 gene encoding probable U2 small nuclear ribonucleoprotein A' isoform X3 yields the protein MVKLTPELINQSMQYMNPCRDRELDLRGYKIPQIENMGATLDQFDTIDFSDNDIRKLDGFPRLPRLKCLLLNNNRIVRISENLHESLPNLQSVILTGNNIQELGDLEPLTKLPQLETLSLLTNPVSTKQHYREYVAFRFPSLRLLDFRKIKQKEREAANQLFKSKKGKEMHKEIVRKAKQALPGVTPNAGITPEMQTMQNATPADIQKIREAIKRATNLHEVERLTRMLQSGQISGEFLNGNNGTEAD from the exons atggtgaaacttACGCCGGAGTTGATCAATCAATCCATGCAGTACATGAACCCGTGTCGCGACCGGGAACTGGATCTGCGAG GATACAAGATTCCGCAGATCGAGAATATGGGAGCCACCCTGGACCAGTTCGACACGATAGACTTCTCCGACAACGACATCCGCAAGCTGGACGGGTTCCCTCGCCTACCTCGACTAAAGTGTCTCTTGCTCAACAACAATCGCATTGT ACGAATAAGCGAGAACTTGCACGAATCGTTACCGAATCTGCAGAGCGTCATACTTACCGGGAACAATATCCAGGAGCTGGGCGATCTGGAACCGCTGACCAAGTTACCGCAGCTCGAAACGCTCAGCTTGCTGACGAACCCGGTCTCCACCAAGCAACACTATCGTGAGTACGTTGCGTTTCGGTTTCCTAGCCTAAGGCTTCTAGATTTCCGAAAGATTAAGCAGAAGGAGCGGGAAGCAGCCAATCAACTGTTTAAATCGAAGAAGGGCAAGGAAATGCACAAAGAGATCGTACGGAAAGCGAAGCAGGCATTGCCGGGCGTAACACCGAACGCCGGGATAACACCGGAGatgcaaacgatgcaaaacGCTACTCCGGCGGACATTCAAAAGATACGGGAAGCGATCAAACGGGCCACCAACCTGCACGAAGTCGAGCGGCTGACGCGGATGCTCCAGTCCGGTCAAATCAGCGGCGAGTTTCTGAACG GCAATAACGGTACAGAAGCTGATTAA
- the LOC125955077 gene encoding probable U2 small nuclear ribonucleoprotein A' isoform X2 — MVKLTPELINQSMQYMNPCRDRELDLRGYKIPQIENMGATLDQFDTIDFSDNDIRKLDGFPRLPRLKCLLLNNNRIVRISENLHESLPNLQSVILTGNNIQELGDLEPLTKLPQLETLSLLTNPVSTKQHYREYVAFRFPSLRLLDFRKIKQKEREAANQLFKSKKGKEMHKEIVRKAKQALPGVTPNAGITPEMQTMQNATPADIQKIREAIKRATNLHEVERLTRMLQSGQISGEFLNGNHHSTLQSSSVSDGNNGTEAD; from the exons atggtgaaacttACGCCGGAGTTGATCAATCAATCCATGCAGTACATGAACCCGTGTCGCGACCGGGAACTGGATCTGCGAG GATACAAGATTCCGCAGATCGAGAATATGGGAGCCACCCTGGACCAGTTCGACACGATAGACTTCTCCGACAACGACATCCGCAAGCTGGACGGGTTCCCTCGCCTACCTCGACTAAAGTGTCTCTTGCTCAACAACAATCGCATTGT ACGAATAAGCGAGAACTTGCACGAATCGTTACCGAATCTGCAGAGCGTCATACTTACCGGGAACAATATCCAGGAGCTGGGCGATCTGGAACCGCTGACCAAGTTACCGCAGCTCGAAACGCTCAGCTTGCTGACGAACCCGGTCTCCACCAAGCAACACTATCGTGAGTACGTTGCGTTTCGGTTTCCTAGCCTAAGGCTTCTAGATTTCCGAAAGATTAAGCAGAAGGAGCGGGAAGCAGCCAATCAACTGTTTAAATCGAAGAAGGGCAAGGAAATGCACAAAGAGATCGTACGGAAAGCGAAGCAGGCATTGCCGGGCGTAACACCGAACGCCGGGATAACACCGGAGatgcaaacgatgcaaaacGCTACTCCGGCGGACATTCAAAAGATACGGGAAGCGATCAAACGGGCCACCAACCTGCACGAAGTCGAGCGGCTGACGCGGATGCTCCAGTCCGGTCAAATCAGCGGCGAGTTTCTGAACGGTAACCACCACAGCACTCTGCAGTCGTCGTCCGTTTCGGATG GCAATAACGGTACAGAAGCTGATTAA